Proteins from a single region of Anastrepha ludens isolate Willacy chromosome 5, idAnaLude1.1, whole genome shotgun sequence:
- the LOC128864955 gene encoding eukaryotic initiation factor 4A, translating into MDDRSDIAHEGPGGMDPEGVIESTWHEVYDNFDDMNLREELLRGIYGYGFEKPSAIQQRAIIPCVKGRDVIAQAQSGTGKTATFSIAILQQIDTSIRDCQALILAPTRELATQIQRVVMSLGEYMKVHSHACIGGTNVREDARNLDSGCHVVVGTPGRVYDMINRKVLRTHNIKLFVLDEADEMLSRGFKDQIQDVFKMLPPDVQVILLSATMPPDVLEVSRCFMRDPVSILVKKEELTLEGIKQFYVNVKQENWKLGTLCDLYDTLSITQSVIFCNTRRKVDQLTQEMTNHNFTVSAMHGDMEQRDREVIMKQFRSGSSRVLITTDLLARGIDVQQVSLVINYDLPSNRENYIHRIGRGGRFGRKGVAINFITDEDRRILKDIEQFYHTTIEEMPANIADLI; encoded by the exons AT GGATGATCGAAGTGATATAGCTCATGAAGGTCCAGGCGGTATGGATCCTGAGGGTGTCATCGAGTCAACTTGGCACGAGGTGTATGATAATTTCGATGACATGAATTTGCGCGAAGAGTTATTGCGAGGTATCTATGGTTATGGTTTTGAAAAGCCTTCTGCTATTCAGCAGCGTGCTATCATTCCTTGTGTAAAGGGCCGCGACGTTATTGCCCAGGCGCAGTCgg GTACGGGAAAAACTGCTACTTTTTCCATTGCAATCTTGCAACAAATCGATACGTCCATCCGTGACTGTCAAGCGTTGATTTTGGCCCCAACTAGGGAATTGGCAACCCAAATCCAGCGCGTCGTGATGTCACTTGGTGAATACATGAAGGTTCATTCACATGCTTGCATTGGTGGTACCAACGTGCGTGAAGATGCCCGCAATTTGGATTCCGGATGCCATGTTGTTGTTGGCACACCAGGGCGTGTTTACGACATGATTAATCGCAAAGTGCTTCGTACCCATAACATCAAGTTGTTCGTTTTGGATGAAGCCGATGAGATGTTGTCTCGTGGTTTCAAAGATCAAATCCAAGATGTTTTTAAAATGCTTCCCCCAGACGTTCAGGTCATCTTGCTATCTGCCACTATGCCGCCCGATGTTCTTGAAGTCAGCCGTTGCTTTATGCGTGATCCAGTGAGCATTTTGGTGAAAAAAGAAGAACTTACTTTGGAAGGTATTAAGCAATTTTACGTGAACGTAAAGCAGGAAAACTGGAAGCTTGGTACTTTATGCGATTTGTATGATACACTTTCAATTACTCAGTCTGTAATTTTCTGTAACACAAGGCGTaag GTGGATCAGTTGACTCAAGAAATGACAAATCACAACTTTACTGTATCTGCTATGCATGGTGATATGGAGCAACGCGATCGCGAGGTTATTATGAAGCAATTCCGTTCGGGTTCTTCACGTGTTCTTATTACTACTGATTTGCTCGCTCGAGGTATTGATGTGCAGCAAGTGTCGCTAGTCATTAACTATGACTTGCCATCGAATAGAGAAAATTACATTCATAG AATCGGTCGTGGTGGACGGTTTGGTCGCAAAGGTGTTGCTATTAATTTTATAACGGACGAAGATCGGAGAATTCTTAAAGATATTGAACAATTCTACCATACCACTATTGAAGAAATGCCTGCTAATATTGCCGATTTGATTTAA